In the Leptolyngbya sp. SIO1E4 genome, one interval contains:
- a CDS encoding Uma2 family endonuclease — protein MVTQPQALSPETVIYPESDGQPMADNTQQFRWIVTLKENLEILFADQPNVFVAGDLLWYPEEGNNRLCQAPDAMVVFGRPKGDRRSYQQWKEDGIAPQVVFEILSPSNTGIEMTRKLLFYQQHGVEEYYQYDPDRNELVGSQRMEGSLSEIPEMQNWVSPCLGIRFEITADTLIIYTPQGEPFLTPVELAQQRDQARQQAAAAQQQAAAAQQQATAERQRADRLATRLRELGIDPESV, from the coding sequence ATGGTTACACAGCCCCAGGCGCTATCTCCAGAAACCGTCATCTATCCTGAAAGTGATGGCCAACCCATGGCGGACAATACCCAACAGTTTAGGTGGATTGTCACCCTCAAAGAAAACCTGGAAATCCTGTTTGCTGACCAGCCCAATGTCTTTGTTGCTGGAGATTTGCTCTGGTACCCCGAAGAGGGCAATAATCGCCTTTGCCAAGCACCCGATGCCATGGTGGTTTTTGGGCGACCTAAAGGGGATCGTCGCTCGTATCAACAGTGGAAAGAAGACGGCATCGCTCCACAGGTCGTGTTCGAAATCCTCTCTCCTAGCAACACCGGCATCGAAATGACCCGCAAGCTGTTGTTTTACCAACAGCATGGCGTTGAGGAATATTACCAGTATGACCCTGACCGCAATGAGCTAGTTGGCTCCCAGCGCATGGAGGGCTCTCTGTCAGAAATTCCTGAAATGCAGAACTGGGTGAGCCCTTGTCTCGGTATACGATTTGAGATCACCGCTGACACCCTGATCATCTATACGCCCCAGGGTGAGCCGTTTCTGACACCCGTAGAACTTGCCCAACAGCGCGACCAGGCGCGGCAGCAGGCAGCGGCAGCTCAACAACAGGCAGCGGCAGCTCAACAACAGGCGACAGCAGAACGGCAGCGAGCGGATCGCTTAGCCACTCGCCTACGGGAACTCGGCATTGACCCAGAGTCGGTTTAG